A part of Pseudomonas sp. HR96 genomic DNA contains:
- the copD gene encoding copper homeostasis membrane protein CopD — MSALVIVRFIHFAALMLVFGASMFRGLMLDHPAQQSRIRNLLDPLLCLLAGVALVSAALWLVLLAADMHGVAVTALDFAAVKKVLGETFFGKVWSLHLLLCAALLLVLRIPTARGAVIARPLSALALATLAPVGHAVMLDGLDGTLLVINQLVHLFCVGAWMGALMLLTFLLAKPKGQDMGELLLRFSSIGLVLVIGVLVTGLINVRVLTGSFWPVPGQSPFATVLAVKAAMVLCMLALAAWHRRRLHRPPVSQQQLRWTVGIEWALGFGALAAVSLLGTLAPVPVN, encoded by the coding sequence ATGAGCGCCTTAGTCATCGTCCGCTTCATCCATTTCGCTGCCTTGATGCTGGTATTCGGTGCAAGCATGTTCCGCGGGCTGATGCTCGACCACCCGGCGCAGCAATCGCGCATCCGCAACCTCCTCGACCCCCTGCTGTGCCTGCTCGCCGGCGTGGCGCTGGTCAGCGCGGCGCTGTGGCTGGTGCTGTTGGCGGCCGACATGCATGGGGTAGCGGTCACCGCGTTGGACTTTGCGGCGGTTAAGAAGGTGCTCGGTGAAACCTTCTTCGGCAAGGTCTGGAGCCTGCACCTGCTGCTGTGCGCCGCGTTGCTGCTGGTGTTGCGCATCCCGACTGCGCGCGGTGCGGTGATCGCCCGCCCGCTCAGCGCCCTGGCGCTGGCCACCCTGGCGCCGGTGGGGCACGCGGTGATGCTCGATGGCTTGGACGGCACCTTGCTGGTGATCAACCAGCTGGTGCATCTGTTCTGCGTCGGCGCCTGGATGGGCGCACTGATGCTGCTGACCTTCCTGCTGGCCAAGCCCAAGGGCCAGGACATGGGCGAGCTGTTGCTGCGCTTCAGCTCCATCGGCCTGGTACTGGTGATAGGCGTGCTGGTCACCGGCCTGATCAACGTGCGGGTGTTGACCGGTTCATTCTGGCCAGTACCAGGGCAGTCGCCGTTCGCCACGGTGCTGGCGGTCAAGGCGGCGATGGTGCTGTGCATGCTGGCCCTGGCTGCCTGGCACCGCCGGCGCCTGCATCGCCCTCCTGTCAGTCAGCAGCAGCTGCGCTGGACCGTGGGCATCGAGTGGGCGCTGGGCTTCGGCGCGCTGGCGGCGGTGTCGTTATTGGGGACACTGGCGCCGGTGCCGGTCAACTGA
- a CDS encoding MSMEG_0572/Sll0783 family nitrogen starvation response protein → MPTVDIAHYQDGDFLVNYEEKVFEDVKAEPGEKALLTFHTIAFEGSIGLVNLLQAKRLLRKGFETKVLLYGPGVQLGVQRGFPTLGAEAFPGHLAVNNQLKAFMAEGGEVYACRFALQALYGQTEKALIEGIRPINPLDVMDLRLLMRREGAMIIDTWTA, encoded by the coding sequence ATGCCTACAGTCGACATTGCCCACTATCAAGACGGCGATTTTCTGGTCAATTACGAAGAAAAGGTCTTCGAGGACGTCAAGGCCGAGCCCGGCGAAAAAGCCCTGCTGACCTTCCACACCATTGCCTTCGAGGGTTCCATCGGCCTGGTCAACCTGCTGCAGGCCAAGCGCCTGCTGCGCAAGGGTTTCGAGACCAAGGTGCTGCTGTACGGCCCGGGCGTGCAGCTGGGCGTGCAACGCGGCTTCCCGACCCTGGGCGCCGAGGCCTTTCCCGGTCACCTGGCAGTGAACAACCAACTCAAGGCGTTCATGGCCGAGGGCGGCGAGGTGTATGCCTGCCGCTTTGCCTTGCAGGCCCTGTACGGGCAGACGGAAAAGGCCTTGATCGAAGGCATCCGCCCGATCAACCCGCTGGACGTGATGGACCTGCGCCTGCTGATGCGGCGCGAGGGGGCGATGATCATCGATACCTGGACGGCTTGA
- a CDS encoding Nramp family divalent metal transporter, which yields MGELNASVAVPQGGGWLRRLLAFAGPGYMVAVGYMDPGNWATDLAGGSQFGYTLLSVILLSNLMAILLQALAARLGIATGLDLAQACRAHYSPPVRVLLWLACEAAIVACDLAEVIGTAIALKLLFGLPLVWGAVLSALDVFLILLLMKRGFRSLEAFVIALLTVIFACFAAQMVMAQPVLADVLAGFVPQAEVVTNPAALYIAIGIIGATVMPHNLYLHSSIVQTRAYERSEAGRRMGLRWAVTDSTVALMLALFVNAAILITAAAVFHSAGRTDVVEIEQAYQLLSPMLGIGIASVLFAVALLASGVNSTVTATLAGQIIMEGFLQLRIPDWARRLLTRGLAVIPVVLVTALYGESGTARLLVFSQVILSMQLPFAVIPLVRFVSDRQLMGVFVTGRPLTVIAWAVAGLILVLNGKLLVDAFGLLQ from the coding sequence ATGGGCGAGCTCAACGCCAGTGTGGCGGTGCCGCAAGGCGGCGGCTGGCTGCGCCGGCTGCTGGCCTTCGCAGGGCCCGGCTACATGGTCGCGGTCGGCTACATGGACCCGGGCAATTGGGCCACCGACCTGGCCGGGGGCTCGCAGTTCGGTTATACCCTGCTGTCCGTCATACTGCTGTCCAACCTCATGGCCATTCTCCTGCAGGCTCTGGCTGCACGCCTGGGCATTGCCACTGGCCTGGACCTGGCGCAGGCCTGTCGGGCACATTATTCGCCGCCAGTGCGGGTGCTGCTGTGGCTGGCCTGCGAAGCGGCCATCGTCGCCTGCGACCTGGCTGAAGTGATCGGCACCGCCATTGCCCTCAAGCTGCTGTTCGGTCTACCGCTGGTCTGGGGGGCAGTGCTCAGCGCGCTGGATGTGTTCCTCATCCTGCTGTTGATGAAGCGCGGGTTCCGCTCACTGGAAGCTTTCGTCATCGCCTTGCTGACTGTGATTTTCGCCTGCTTCGCTGCGCAGATGGTCATGGCACAACCGGTTCTGGCCGATGTGCTGGCCGGTTTCGTACCCCAGGCAGAAGTGGTGACCAACCCGGCTGCGCTGTACATCGCCATCGGCATCATTGGCGCCACGGTAATGCCCCATAACCTTTACCTGCATTCATCCATCGTACAGACCCGCGCCTACGAGCGCAGCGAGGCGGGGCGGCGCATGGGCCTGCGCTGGGCCGTCACCGACAGCACCGTGGCATTGATGCTGGCGCTGTTCGTCAACGCCGCCATCCTGATCACTGCCGCAGCCGTGTTCCACAGTGCCGGGCGCACCGATGTGGTGGAAATCGAACAGGCCTACCAACTGCTCTCGCCGATGCTCGGGATCGGCATCGCCTCGGTGCTGTTCGCCGTGGCGCTGCTCGCGTCCGGGGTCAACTCGACGGTGACCGCGACCCTGGCCGGGCAGATCATCATGGAGGGTTTCCTGCAACTGCGCATTCCCGACTGGGCACGACGCCTGCTGACGCGCGGGCTGGCGGTGATTCCGGTGGTGCTGGTAACGGCCTTGTACGGCGAATCCGGCACGGCGCGCCTGCTGGTGTTCAGCCAGGTGATCCTGTCGATGCAGCTGCCGTTCGCGGTAATCCCGCTGGTGCGTTTCGTGTCCGACCGCCAGTTGATGGGCGTGTTCGTCACCGGTCGGCCATTGACCGTCATCGCCTGGGCGGTGGCCGGGCTGATCCTGGTGCTCAACGGCAAGCTGCTGGTGGACGCCTTCGGCCTCTTGCAATGA
- a CDS encoding sigma 54-interacting transcriptional regulator, whose translation MGDTDLMNGWADLAYSSRHMAFEHCSEAIALLDPYADRFGDLNVAACKLLGYPRQELLEIAVSRLFGHQLADLIVFTQAVMEKGRRWSDELSCNCKGGERLQLEISATPLGIKGRQQMILVLREQSSERYQRDQAHTERTLRGGLMEWRNILSLFQESERDNQLLLSAVGDGIYSIDSAGLATFVNPAGARMLGWQPADMIGKNIHRIHHHSHADGSHYPVEDCPIYKAVHDGVIHEGRQETFWRRDGSSFPVEFTSTPVIDDGRIAGAVVVFRDITERRTTEIQLQTALHELQLLKRRLEEQNAYLQEEMHIEHNFREIVGQSEAILKIVKQIDVVAPTDASVLINGESGTGKELIARAIHQASRRSSQPLIRVNCAAIPAELFESEFFGHIRGAFTGAIRDRVGRFELADGGTLFLDEIGEIPLELQGKLLRVLQEGQFERVGEERTRQVDVRIVAATNRDLRQEVAARRFREDLYFRLNVFPIQSPALRERPMDIAPLAAHFLRQIGQRLNMPGRRLRNGDIERLQRYTWPGNIRELQNVVERALITAQGSDLNFDLPDEQRAPAAPLQAALLTEQQMRRLERDNMLKALQLSGGRLFGKDGAAQLLGVKPTTLASRLKRLDIHVD comes from the coding sequence ATGGGCGATACCGACTTGATGAACGGCTGGGCCGACCTGGCGTATTCCTCGCGCCACATGGCGTTCGAGCATTGCAGCGAGGCGATTGCCTTGCTCGACCCCTATGCCGATCGTTTCGGCGACCTCAACGTGGCGGCCTGCAAGCTGCTCGGCTATCCACGCCAGGAATTGCTGGAAATTGCCGTCAGCCGCCTGTTCGGCCACCAACTGGCCGACCTCATCGTGTTCACCCAGGCGGTGATGGAAAAAGGCCGGCGCTGGAGCGACGAGCTCAGCTGCAACTGCAAGGGCGGCGAGCGGCTGCAACTGGAGATATCGGCCACGCCCCTGGGCATCAAGGGTCGCCAGCAGATGATCCTGGTGCTGCGCGAGCAAAGCAGCGAGCGCTACCAGCGCGACCAGGCGCACACCGAGCGGACCCTGCGCGGCGGGCTGATGGAGTGGCGCAACATCCTCAGCCTGTTCCAGGAAAGCGAGCGCGACAACCAGCTGCTACTCAGCGCCGTCGGCGACGGGATATACAGCATCGACAGCGCAGGCCTGGCGACCTTCGTCAACCCGGCCGGGGCACGTATGCTTGGCTGGCAGCCGGCCGACATGATCGGCAAGAACATCCACCGCATCCACCATCACAGCCATGCCGACGGCAGCCACTACCCGGTGGAGGACTGCCCCATCTACAAGGCGGTGCACGACGGCGTGATCCACGAGGGCCGCCAGGAAACCTTCTGGCGCCGCGATGGCAGCAGCTTCCCGGTGGAATTCACCAGCACCCCGGTGATCGACGATGGCCGCATCGCCGGCGCCGTGGTGGTGTTTCGCGACATCACCGAGCGGCGCACCACGGAAATCCAGCTGCAGACCGCCTTGCACGAGTTGCAGCTGCTTAAACGCCGCCTGGAAGAACAAAACGCCTACCTGCAGGAAGAAATGCACATCGAGCACAACTTTCGCGAGATCGTCGGGCAAAGCGAAGCGATTCTGAAGATCGTCAAGCAGATCGACGTGGTCGCACCCACCGACGCCAGCGTGTTGATCAACGGCGAGTCGGGCACCGGCAAGGAGCTGATTGCCCGAGCGATCCACCAGGCCAGCCGGCGCAGCAGCCAACCGCTGATCCGGGTCAATTGCGCGGCGATCCCGGCGGAGCTGTTCGAGAGCGAATTCTTCGGCCACATCCGCGGGGCCTTTACCGGCGCGATCCGTGACCGGGTCGGTCGCTTCGAGCTGGCTGACGGGGGCACACTGTTTCTCGATGAAATCGGCGAGATCCCGCTGGAGCTGCAAGGCAAGCTGTTGCGCGTGTTGCAGGAGGGTCAGTTCGAGCGCGTGGGCGAGGAGCGCACCCGCCAGGTCGACGTGCGCATCGTCGCCGCGACCAACCGTGACCTGCGCCAGGAGGTGGCGGCACGGCGCTTTCGCGAAGACCTGTATTTCCGCCTCAACGTCTTTCCCATCCAGTCACCGGCGCTGCGCGAGCGGCCCATGGACATCGCTCCGCTGGCCGCGCATTTCCTGCGCCAGATCGGCCAGCGCCTGAACATGCCGGGCCGGCGCCTGCGCAACGGCGACATCGAACGGCTGCAGCGCTATACCTGGCCGGGCAACATTCGCGAGTTGCAGAACGTGGTGGAGCGCGCGCTGATCACCGCCCAGGGCAGCGACCTGAACTTCGACCTGCCGGACGAACAGCGTGCGCCGGCAGCGCCCTTGCAGGCAGCGCTGCTGACCGAGCAGCAGATGCGCCGACTCGAGCGCGACAACATGCTCAAGGCCCTGCAGCTGAGCGGCGGTCGGTTGTTTGGCAAGGACGGTGCCGCGCAGCTGCTGGGGGTCAAGCCGACGACCCTGGCGTCACGGCTCAAGCGCTTGGACATTCATGTGGACTGA
- a CDS encoding AraC family transcriptional regulator: protein MSRTSKITDPSYELMDDHDGLSIIYRQHGFPCPLVRWHFHKEYELHLIVASSGKVFVGDYIGNFNPRSLFLTGPNLPHNWISQVADDEVVEKRDMLVNFSDELFDGGHQVFAELKTLAPLLERARQGVEFRCQQTLEQAEHLMQRIAESRGIGRLGHFLILMELLAGCEDYQLLSDITAPQLADEHNIDRTNRAVDYIFSHYGRELTLEEVAEHLGMKATYFSRVFKQSTGRTFVEFVNRLRISKSCELLADGDKPVTDVCFESGFNNISNFNRRFQQLKGMTPSHYRRLAVQRLTEQNHLPA from the coding sequence ATGAGCAGAACTTCGAAGATCACCGATCCTTCCTATGAGCTGATGGACGACCACGACGGCCTGTCGATCATCTATCGGCAACATGGCTTCCCCTGCCCGCTGGTGCGCTGGCACTTTCATAAGGAATACGAGCTGCACTTGATAGTCGCCAGTTCCGGCAAGGTGTTCGTCGGCGACTACATCGGCAACTTCAACCCGCGCAGCCTGTTTCTTACCGGCCCCAATCTGCCGCACAACTGGATCAGCCAGGTGGCCGACGACGAGGTGGTGGAAAAACGCGACATGCTGGTCAACTTCAGCGACGAACTGTTCGACGGTGGCCATCAGGTGTTCGCCGAGCTCAAGACCCTTGCGCCGCTGCTCGAGCGGGCCCGCCAAGGGGTGGAGTTTCGCTGCCAGCAGACCCTTGAGCAGGCCGAACACCTGATGCAGCGCATTGCCGAGAGCCGCGGCATCGGCCGGTTGGGACACTTCCTGATACTCATGGAATTGCTCGCCGGCTGCGAAGACTATCAACTGCTCAGCGACATCACCGCACCTCAACTGGCCGACGAGCACAATATCGACCGCACCAACCGGGCAGTCGATTACATTTTCAGCCATTACGGCCGCGAGCTGACCCTGGAAGAGGTGGCCGAACACCTGGGCATGAAGGCCACCTACTTTTCCCGGGTGTTCAAACAGTCCACCGGGCGCACCTTCGTCGAGTTCGTCAACCGCCTGCGTATCAGCAAGTCCTGCGAACTGCTGGCCGATGGCGACAAGCCGGTGACCGACGTGTGCTTCGAGTCGGGCTTCAACAACATCTCCAATTTCAACCGGCGCTTCCAGCAACTCAAAGGCATGACCCCGTCCCACTACCGGCGCCTCGCGGTGCAGCGCCTCACCGAGCAGAACCACCTGCCTGCCTGA